One region of Nitrospira sp. genomic DNA includes:
- a CDS encoding cytochrome ubiquinol oxidase subunit I: protein MTKRVSVPFVIALVLCGFLASLGTVWMSPSPLMAADPSTDVYFHTPGVPSGPSAPTANDNHYPQVGSLDSRLLMWFIIQQHTYFGGFVLALPIFCVLLELLGLMAKNPAMALRYDGLAQDLLKVALLALSVTAVVGSVMLTMFITLYPSFMQYMGGTFKGMMPLYALVFVGTTALTILYYYSWDRMVDPGSKWVHLSIGVIAVVFGTSLLLLANAWSAFMMAPSGVDGQGRYLGNPWHLLRSALWNPLNLHRFLADIMSGGAVVLAYACYRFFSGKSQEERAYYDWVGYVFLFVTVCALLPMPFAGYWLMRSVYAYSQSMGVTMMGGLLTWLFVVQALLIGALFLGVNYYLWQSMGRIRGGERYQPYYQYLLLALTGCLFIWLTPHTLLMTGTEVKAMGGAQHPVIGNYGVMSSKNGAVNVMICITALSYIYYRRANRTMTISWVRAGNLALGALFGLGVAHIIGLSIYGFYLPASLRVALSGPQALTTLLVVTLGLLLNRRMLRGATVHGPVQWGYISVRGMVGLFGLAAAFTWVMGLMGYIRSSGRLAWHVNELMPDTSPWAFTPTLGFAAKMVTINMVLFWGAVFFLFWVCQRGQQPVMHEDVSAEKEAGFLPSPSHEG, encoded by the coding sequence ATGACGAAACGTGTATCGGTTCCGTTCGTGATTGCGCTGGTGCTGTGCGGATTCCTGGCCAGCCTCGGCACGGTGTGGATGAGTCCGTCGCCGCTGATGGCCGCGGATCCGTCTACCGACGTGTATTTTCACACCCCCGGCGTCCCAAGCGGCCCTTCGGCGCCTACGGCGAATGACAATCACTACCCGCAGGTGGGTTCTCTCGACAGCCGGTTGCTGATGTGGTTCATCATTCAGCAACATACGTATTTCGGCGGGTTCGTATTGGCGTTACCCATCTTTTGCGTCTTGCTGGAATTGCTGGGATTGATGGCAAAGAATCCTGCGATGGCGCTGCGATACGACGGTTTGGCTCAGGATCTGTTGAAGGTCGCCCTGCTGGCCCTCTCCGTCACCGCCGTCGTCGGTAGTGTCATGCTGACGATGTTCATCACGCTCTATCCCAGTTTCATGCAGTACATGGGTGGCACCTTCAAGGGGATGATGCCGCTGTACGCGCTGGTGTTCGTCGGCACCACGGCACTGACGATCCTGTATTACTACAGTTGGGACCGGATGGTGGATCCTGGCTCGAAGTGGGTACATCTGTCCATCGGGGTCATTGCGGTGGTGTTCGGCACCTCATTGCTGCTGTTGGCGAATGCCTGGTCTGCATTCATGATGGCCCCATCTGGAGTGGACGGACAGGGCCGTTACTTGGGAAACCCCTGGCACTTGCTGCGGTCGGCGCTCTGGAATCCGTTGAACCTCCACCGATTTCTGGCGGATATCATGTCGGGTGGCGCCGTCGTATTAGCCTACGCCTGCTATCGATTCTTCTCCGGCAAAAGTCAGGAGGAGCGTGCGTACTATGATTGGGTCGGATACGTGTTTCTGTTTGTCACGGTATGTGCCCTGCTCCCGATGCCGTTTGCCGGATATTGGTTGATGCGGTCCGTGTATGCCTATAGCCAGAGCATGGGCGTCACGATGATGGGCGGCCTGCTGACCTGGCTGTTCGTGGTGCAGGCGTTGTTGATCGGCGCGTTGTTTCTCGGCGTGAACTACTATCTCTGGCAAAGCATGGGACGGATTCGCGGCGGGGAACGGTATCAGCCCTACTATCAGTATCTACTGCTGGCGCTGACCGGATGTTTGTTTATCTGGTTAACTCCTCATACATTGCTGATGACCGGCACCGAGGTCAAGGCCATGGGTGGAGCCCAGCACCCGGTGATCGGCAACTATGGCGTGATGTCCTCCAAGAACGGGGCGGTCAACGTGATGATCTGCATCACGGCCTTGAGCTATATCTATTATCGCCGCGCCAATCGGACGATGACGATTTCTTGGGTACGGGCGGGAAATCTCGCGCTCGGCGCGCTGTTCGGCCTCGGGGTCGCCCACATCATCGGGTTGTCGATCTATGGTTTTTATTTGCCGGCCAGTCTTCGCGTGGCGCTGTCGGGGCCCCAGGCCCTGACAACGCTTCTGGTGGTCACGTTAGGGCTGTTGCTGAATCGGCGCATGTTGCGCGGCGCAACCGTCCATGGGCCGGTGCAATGGGGCTATATTTCCGTTCGCGGCATGGTGGGGTTGTTTGGACTGGCTGCGGCCTTTACGTGGGTCATGGGATTGATGGGGTATATCCGTTCCTCGGGACGATTGGCTTGGCACGTCAATGAGCTGATGCCGGATACGTCCCCTTGGGCCTTCACTCCCACGCTAGGGTTTGCGGCCAAGATGGTCACGATCAATATGGTGCTGTTCTGGGGAGCAGTGTTCTTCTTGTTTTGGGTATGCCAACGCGGTCAGCAGCCGGTGATGCATGAAGATGTGAGTGCGGAGAAAGAGGCAGGCTTCTTACCCTCTCCTTCGCATGAGGGATAG